A single region of the Streptomyces sp. NBC_00425 genome encodes:
- a CDS encoding SCO4402 family protein encodes MSAEAQVMANHRVHVVPVVLALANPPWQRDVWLDPSEFENIDHVFHALFDDFCDADEPERFLGISLRTEEEVTLMRALGVALNAAAAEAPHDTDAEYLQASAWPEVVAIAGRLAQVMVSNDLRLLSCGQHA; translated from the coding sequence GTGAGCGCAGAAGCCCAAGTCATGGCGAATCACCGTGTCCACGTCGTACCTGTGGTCTTGGCTCTGGCCAATCCACCGTGGCAGCGGGACGTGTGGCTCGACCCTTCGGAGTTCGAGAACATCGACCACGTCTTCCACGCGCTCTTCGATGACTTCTGTGACGCCGATGAGCCTGAGCGGTTTCTCGGCATCAGCTTGAGAACGGAGGAAGAGGTAACTCTCATGCGGGCCCTCGGCGTCGCGCTCAACGCTGCCGCCGCGGAGGCACCCCACGACACCGACGCTGAGTACCTTCAGGCATCAGCCTGGCCCGAAGTCGTGGCCATCGCCGGACGCCTCGCTCAGGTCATGGTCTCGAACGACCTGCGCTTGCTGAGCTGTGGGCAGCATGCGTGA
- a CDS encoding class I SAM-dependent methyltransferase has translation MNEGILWTLLGEGLRQDAQEDFIVAANEIAQEALSGVQLADIVPIAFLSHVFQCEGREWTHKGIAFMGRIRGRDTDQKLRSVKRTRAQLVDIDTPLGSVTPLQNAKVLGVAQECLASKERGRIPFHDNEISRNELYRNRYQFHDTVVKPVMRAASEYVCEQSLGDVAKVIDEAIREVSPHSIIDVACGENGLCNALAERGDIPIVVGNDVAWSQIELIRKTRSLPHPASSLLYTNHDATDLPFADKTFSVAICKNVLHHMASAEAVRELIGECIRIAHRAIIIEVADPVAEHLGSRIMRHYYIDFLRDGAVKFYSRRELEEFTDKDELRERFLMSTVQGVYQFAVFDS, from the coding sequence ATGAATGAAGGCATATTGTGGACTCTTTTGGGTGAGGGCCTGAGGCAGGATGCGCAAGAAGACTTCATCGTTGCGGCCAATGAGATCGCCCAGGAGGCATTGTCGGGCGTCCAGTTGGCCGATATTGTTCCTATTGCTTTCTTGTCTCATGTCTTTCAGTGCGAGGGGCGCGAGTGGACCCATAAAGGCATTGCTTTTATGGGTAGGATACGGGGTCGAGACACCGATCAGAAGTTGCGAAGCGTGAAGCGAACTCGCGCTCAGCTCGTCGATATCGACACCCCTCTCGGTTCGGTCACCCCTTTGCAGAACGCGAAGGTTTTGGGCGTGGCGCAAGAGTGCCTGGCAAGTAAAGAGCGGGGCCGGATTCCATTCCATGACAATGAAATATCCCGGAATGAGCTATATCGAAACCGGTATCAATTTCATGACACGGTCGTCAAGCCAGTCATGCGCGCCGCATCTGAATATGTGTGCGAGCAGAGTCTTGGCGATGTGGCCAAGGTGATTGACGAGGCCATACGGGAAGTTAGTCCGCATTCGATAATCGATGTAGCATGCGGCGAGAATGGGCTATGTAATGCGCTGGCAGAGAGGGGGGATATTCCGATCGTGGTCGGAAACGATGTGGCGTGGAGTCAGATCGAATTGATTCGAAAGACGCGCAGCTTGCCGCACCCAGCATCCTCGCTGCTTTACACAAACCACGACGCCACGGATCTCCCTTTTGCCGACAAGACATTCTCCGTCGCCATCTGCAAGAATGTTTTGCATCATATGGCTTCGGCGGAGGCTGTGAGGGAATTGATTGGCGAGTGTATCAGAATTGCCCATCGGGCGATAATTATCGAAGTTGCGGATCCAGTCGCCGAGCATTTGGGGAGTCGAATCATGCGCCACTACTATATTGACTTCCTCAGGGATGGAGCGGTCAAGTTCTATTCGAGACGGGAGCTTGAAGAGTTCACGGATAAAGATGAGCTTCGTGAGCGATTCCTCATGTCGACCGTTCAAGGCGTATATCAGTTTGCTGTATTTGACTCTTAG